In Cicer arietinum cultivar CDC Frontier isolate Library 1 chromosome 7, Cicar.CDCFrontier_v2.0, whole genome shotgun sequence, a single window of DNA contains:
- the LOC140918770 gene encoding uncharacterized protein: MKGYAESLRPPLKLTSEQEKQLGREVTQAEIHRYLHVNPETNEYTDELSKNIQEQLQQIMKEWDDHQATLPPAQRAGPVQRKQYETASFMHISGGKYKGRVLGAGSLSSTFKKGPTGYIQTETSSSYASTDRSHRPSIDNDLDQLKKQWASEQEEKTQQLIQAAIDKLNEEWKQKFQEQQQQFQQQQQFQQQQFSFPPVFHQQFPPRPQYLPQQPLFQQQQNYSQYSQQQQPPPNFQQQHQDPPNSAFQQVQQQPPMFQQQQYFHNYQYVPSSSHQIPQPQPDHQTAYRPTMPTAGLIRPDLNQPQPARAPHSTSGGAIEDEIQFQTMMSPPTQINNTFEGLLSSGMTGNNDGVSGADQKNYYED; the protein is encoded by the exons atgaagggctatgcagaaagtctaAGACCTCCGCTTAAATTGACATCAGAgcaa gaaaagcaacttggaagggaggtcactcaggctgagatacatcgctatcttcatgttaatcctgaaacaaatgagtatactgatgaattatcaaaaaatattcag gaacaacttcaacaaatcatgaaagaatgggatgatcatcaagctactcttcctcctgctcagcgagctggtccagtgcagcggaaacaatatgagaccgcaagttttatgcacatcagtggtggcaagtacaaagggcgtgtgctgggtgccggtagtttatcatcaacctttaagaaaggtccaaccggctatattcagactgagacgtcttcttcttatgctagtacggatcgatctcatcgtccgtcgatagataatgatcttgaccagttaaagaagcaatgggcaagtgagcaagaagaaaagacacaacagctgatacaagccgcaattgataaattgaatgaggagtggaaacaaaagtttcaagagcagcagcaacagtttcagcagcaacaacaatttcaacaacaacaattttcatttcctcctgtgtttcatcagcagttcccgcctcggcctcaatacttgcctcaacaaccactattccagcagcaacaaaattactctcaatactcccagcagcagcaaccgcctccaaatttccaacagcaacaccaggatcctccgaactctgccttccagcaaGTACAGCAGCAGCCGCCAatgtttcaacaacaacaatattttcataattatcagtATGTTCCGTCCTCTTCACATCAaattcctcaacctcaaccagatcatcaaactgcataccgaccaactatgccaacagctgggttgatcagaccagatttaaatcaacctcaaccagctagGGCTCCTcattcgactagtggtggtgccattgaagatgaaattcaatttcaaaccatgatgtctcctccaacacaaattaataatacttttgagggacttctttCGTCGGGCATGAcaggaaataatgatggtgtgagtggagctgatcagaagaattattatgaggattaa